In the genome of Fuerstiella sp., one region contains:
- a CDS encoding STAS domain-containing protein, which yields MSAGRSSAGGRFCTRRMTAAAASTKLRCLDTRTGWAKVETTRVVLFLVPGESSSQSRIGSLRVHFFSCPPWMRLYMPSSDQRLDIEEIGSVTVARFLDKKILDEGNIELVGLELFALVDSDQRTDIILDFDLVEYLSSAALGKLITMHKKVCTAGGKLVLCNIHKDILEVFQLTRLDQVLTLCTNLDDALARM from the coding sequence ATGTCCGCGGGTCGATCGTCTGCCGGCGGCCGGTTCTGTACTCGTCGAATGACTGCGGCTGCAGCCAGCACAAAGCTCCGCTGCCTTGACACCCGGACTGGTTGGGCTAAGGTTGAAACTACACGTGTCGTGCTGTTTTTGGTTCCTGGCGAATCTTCCAGTCAAAGTCGAATTGGCAGCCTGCGGGTTCACTTTTTTTCCTGTCCTCCATGGATGAGGCTTTATATGCCCAGTTCTGACCAGCGATTAGACATCGAAGAGATTGGAAGCGTTACGGTTGCGCGATTTCTCGACAAAAAGATCCTCGACGAAGGCAATATCGAACTCGTTGGCCTCGAACTCTTTGCCCTCGTTGATTCCGATCAGCGGACAGACATCATTCTGGACTTCGATCTGGTTGAATATCTGTCCAGCGCAGCTCTGGGTAAGCTGATTACGATGCACAAAAAGGTGTGTACTGCGGGTGGCAAGCTGGTGTTGTGTAACATTCACAAAGACATTCTTGAAGTTTTCCAGCTGACGCGGCTTGACCAGGTATTGACACTGTGTACGAACCTCGATGACGCTCTGGCCAGGATGTGA
- a CDS encoding phosphatidylglycerophosphatase A — MSEQPSSKQQLNLTDRSILLIAEGCGLGRIPVMPGTFGSLWGLPLGWLLGQGVPVWGRLGIGLVMFLAGIPLCGRAARLRGSRDPGSVVWDEIAVFPLVYAFVPINWQTLIAGFVLFRVFDISKPPPIRAAERLGGGLGIMVDDTIAAFYTVFVLLVLVDSLNFI; from the coding sequence GTGTCTGAACAGCCTTCATCAAAGCAACAGTTGAATCTGACCGATCGCAGCATACTGCTGATCGCGGAAGGATGCGGTCTGGGCCGAATTCCTGTCATGCCTGGAACGTTTGGAAGTCTGTGGGGACTTCCGCTGGGCTGGCTGCTGGGACAGGGGGTCCCGGTGTGGGGACGACTGGGAATCGGATTAGTCATGTTCCTCGCGGGAATTCCTCTTTGTGGTCGGGCGGCTCGCCTGCGAGGCAGCAGGGATCCCGGCAGTGTAGTCTGGGATGAAATCGCGGTGTTCCCGCTGGTGTACGCGTTTGTTCCGATTAACTGGCAAACGCTGATCGCCGGATTTGTCTTGTTTCGTGTTTTTGACATTTCCAAACCGCCACCGATTCGTGCAGCAGAACGCCTGGGCGGCGGTCTGGGAATCATGGTCGATGATACGATTGCTGCTTTCTATACGGTATTCGTACTGTTAGTACTCGTTGATAGTCTGAACTTCATTTGA
- a CDS encoding S41 family peptidase has protein sequence MHRSLLAGLSCLILVSSVVSIRADDADDDRREQYELMKLFVESFQQIESNYVTDVDRRELMEAAIQGMIQHLDQYSTYIPPANTDQFNRAIEQEIGGIGVHIEPGGHRIVVMSPLLGGPASRAGMRSGDIILEVDGTSLDGVTRREAIAKIRGPAGRPVRLSVLHVGEGEEPVEITIVREAIQIPTVYGFHLKEDKQWNFMYSDQDKVGFVHLTHFGRHTANEVHDVVSQLIDQGMKGLVLDLRSNPGGLLDVAIEICDMFLAGGRIVSVRGRNVADRSWDAKAANTFPDFPMAVLVNRYSASASEVVSAALQDNERAVIIGERTWGKGSVQNVIGLEDGNSQLKLTMASYHRPSGVNIHRMRDAKPEDDWGVKPNEGFEYKFDIAQFRDWSESLHRREFLRQDESTQDDNSDAFTDSQLNAAIDYLRENISAEQ, from the coding sequence ATGCATCGAAGTCTGTTAGCAGGCCTTAGCTGTCTGATATTAGTGTCGTCCGTTGTTTCGATCCGCGCAGATGACGCGGACGACGACCGCCGTGAGCAGTATGAGCTCATGAAACTGTTTGTGGAATCGTTTCAACAGATTGAATCGAACTACGTGACCGATGTCGATCGTCGCGAGCTGATGGAAGCTGCAATTCAAGGCATGATTCAACACCTTGATCAGTATTCCACCTACATTCCGCCTGCAAATACAGATCAGTTCAATCGGGCGATCGAACAGGAAATCGGCGGCATCGGAGTGCACATCGAACCGGGTGGACACCGGATTGTGGTCATGAGTCCGCTTCTCGGAGGTCCGGCATCCAGGGCGGGAATGCGGTCCGGCGACATTATTCTGGAAGTCGACGGAACGTCACTGGACGGAGTGACACGTCGTGAAGCGATTGCAAAGATTCGGGGACCAGCAGGCCGCCCTGTGCGACTAAGCGTTCTGCATGTGGGTGAAGGAGAGGAGCCCGTCGAGATCACAATCGTACGTGAGGCGATTCAGATTCCGACTGTTTACGGTTTTCACCTGAAAGAAGATAAACAGTGGAATTTTATGTATTCAGACCAGGATAAAGTTGGATTTGTGCATCTAACTCACTTCGGTCGTCACACCGCAAACGAAGTTCACGACGTGGTCAGCCAGCTGATCGACCAGGGAATGAAAGGACTGGTTCTCGATTTGCGGTCCAATCCCGGAGGCCTGCTGGACGTCGCAATCGAAATCTGTGACATGTTTTTGGCCGGCGGCAGGATTGTCAGTGTCCGGGGACGCAACGTTGCTGATCGCTCTTGGGACGCCAAAGCGGCCAACACCTTTCCGGATTTTCCGATGGCAGTTCTGGTGAACCGATATAGCGCTTCGGCCAGCGAAGTCGTGAGTGCTGCGCTGCAGGATAACGAACGAGCCGTCATTATCGGTGAACGCACTTGGGGGAAAGGCAGTGTGCAGAATGTGATTGGCCTGGAAGACGGTAACAGTCAGCTAAAACTGACCATGGCGTCCTACCATCGTCCCAGCGGAGTCAACATTCATCGAATGCGGGATGCCAAACCGGAAGACGACTGGGGTGTTAAGCCGAATGAGGGCTTTGAATACAAATTCGATATTGCCCAGTTTCGTGACTGGAGTGAATCACTTCACCGCCGCGAGTTTCTGCGCCAGGATGAATCGACTCAGGACGACAATTCGGATGCATTTACCGACAGTCAGCTGAACGCAGCAATTGACTACCTTCGGGAAAACATTTCTGCCGAACAGTGA
- a CDS encoding aminotransferase class IV, producing MTDRSPLAWQNGRQILYSEAAVPVWDLGVVAGATISEMGRTYRHQPFGVHRHLARLTASCRELGFLLPYSESELADAASAIVQANTRCLDEKEDLGIVWFVTAGANPTYVSDDMLMEPVVCVHTFRLPFHLWQDAVLTGARLTIPAQLQLPDSSFPVQHKTRNRLHWWLADRAAAESRPGSRALLIDGNGHLTETSTACFFAVVDETVLTPRTGVLRSTTRDVLQGLCGRMGIRFRMTELPADQIGNFHEAFLSSTPCGLLPVVSIDEHCLPGPDGPMIRRLQSEWTRLTSVDTFLQILHSQ from the coding sequence ATGACTGATCGGTCACCGCTTGCATGGCAGAATGGTCGGCAGATTTTGTATTCTGAGGCGGCCGTGCCGGTCTGGGACCTGGGTGTGGTTGCCGGAGCCACCATCTCTGAAATGGGGCGAACCTATCGCCACCAGCCGTTTGGTGTGCACCGCCATCTGGCACGACTGACAGCGTCCTGTCGTGAACTTGGGTTTCTTCTGCCATATTCTGAATCAGAACTGGCCGACGCAGCTTCTGCAATCGTTCAGGCAAATACTCGATGTCTGGACGAAAAAGAGGATTTGGGAATTGTTTGGTTTGTGACAGCGGGAGCAAACCCGACTTACGTGTCAGACGACATGCTCATGGAGCCAGTTGTGTGCGTACACACATTCAGGCTTCCGTTCCACCTCTGGCAGGACGCCGTTCTGACCGGTGCCAGGCTGACAATTCCTGCACAACTACAGTTGCCGGACTCGTCATTTCCCGTGCAGCACAAGACACGTAATCGGCTCCACTGGTGGCTTGCCGACCGGGCAGCAGCCGAAAGCCGACCGGGTTCACGTGCCCTGCTGATTGACGGGAACGGCCACCTGACTGAGACCAGTACAGCGTGTTTCTTTGCAGTTGTTGACGAAACGGTGTTGACACCCCGGACTGGGGTCCTTCGCAGTACGACTCGCGATGTCCTGCAGGGTCTCTGCGGTCGCATGGGTATTCGCTTTCGCATGACCGAACTTCCGGCTGACCAAATCGGCAACTTTCACGAAGCATTTCTGTCATCGACGCCGTGCGGACTGCTGCCGGTGGTTTCGATTGACGAACACTGTTTACCCGGCCCTGACGGTCCGATGATCCGTCGGCTGCAGTCTGAGTGGACCCGACTGACGAGCGTGGACACATTCCTGCAGATCCTGCATTCACAGTAG
- a CDS encoding beta-lactamase family protein, which yields MAVTDLSSKLQPIIDEAQLPYVEVQAGGVSGSPLQFSHGFSHHNRPPGSQLFLVASITKSIVATMALKLVGEGRFSLSERVTDRLGELPSTSFRRITIRHLLTHTCGLPDQLPENERLRKSQAGLPIFLNQVGQHGTDFTPGSDCRYSSMGFLLLGEIISRATGLPLPEVLRTQIFLPSKMNDSWLGIPADRDDLLQTAVPCILPPWQQDAPNWDWNSPYWRRLGAPWGGLLTTASDLGKFCRMMLRGGTGENGQSVLTPAAINALASEQTRHLFDLPEQTWQKRPWGYGWRYAWPEHSASFGDLVPQSAVGHWGATGTIFWLDPRSQTYVVILTSTPFEQSRFTLQRLSNAVAATLL from the coding sequence TTGGCAGTAACCGACCTCAGCTCGAAGCTGCAGCCGATCATTGACGAAGCACAGCTGCCGTATGTTGAGGTGCAAGCCGGTGGTGTTTCCGGAAGTCCTCTGCAGTTTTCGCATGGTTTTTCTCACCACAACAGACCTCCAGGCAGCCAGCTGTTTCTGGTAGCCAGTATTACCAAATCAATCGTGGCCACTATGGCGCTGAAGCTGGTTGGCGAAGGACGCTTCTCACTTTCCGAACGTGTCACCGACCGTCTGGGCGAACTGCCGTCCACTTCCTTCCGGCGAATCACCATCCGTCATCTGTTAACGCATACATGCGGCCTGCCGGATCAGTTGCCGGAAAACGAGAGACTGCGGAAATCACAGGCCGGTCTGCCGATTTTTTTGAATCAAGTCGGTCAGCACGGAACTGACTTCACTCCCGGGTCAGACTGTCGCTACAGCAGTATGGGTTTTTTGCTTCTCGGAGAAATCATCAGTCGGGCGACCGGCCTGCCGCTGCCGGAGGTATTGCGGACTCAAATATTTCTTCCATCTAAGATGAATGACAGCTGGCTGGGAATTCCCGCGGACCGTGATGATCTTCTGCAAACAGCTGTTCCGTGTATTCTCCCTCCTTGGCAGCAGGACGCACCAAACTGGGACTGGAACAGTCCTTATTGGAGACGTCTTGGCGCTCCGTGGGGCGGACTGTTAACGACGGCTTCCGACCTGGGAAAATTCTGTCGTATGATGCTCCGTGGCGGTACCGGCGAGAACGGACAGTCCGTCCTGACACCCGCTGCAATCAATGCTTTGGCTTCCGAACAGACACGACACCTGTTCGACCTGCCGGAACAGACATGGCAAAAGCGACCGTGGGGATACGGCTGGCGTTATGCCTGGCCGGAACATTCCGCCAGCTTCGGTGACCTCGTGCCTCAATCGGCCGTTGGCCACTGGGGAGCCACAGGTACGATTTTCTGGCTGGATCCACGATCACAAACCTACGTCGTCATTCTGACATCGACACCCTTCGAGCAAAGTCGATTTACCCTGCAGCGTCTGTCGAACGCAGTTGCCGCAACTCTACTGTGA
- a CDS encoding metal-dependent hydrolase, translating into MSGSPELAGYREHISVSGMMGLGYALAAIFLFKYSAVQAAIASILTWIAGMLPDLDSETGRPVRELSGVTAAVAPMLVFQHSTSFGIAGDRAMLVSLLMYGAVRYGAPYVLGKLTVHRGMFHSIPALLIASELTFLCYYSEELRVRLLMAVGVGIGFLSHLVLDEVYSVQWNGVRIKLKKSAGSALKMMGREPLPNGFTLGLLIFLTWASLNSADVLKQLTEEPVPEVLTITNELKDAPEYRMVDEPGETRWQ; encoded by the coding sequence GTGTCAGGATCACCAGAGTTGGCCGGCTATCGTGAACATATCAGCGTCAGCGGCATGATGGGCCTGGGATACGCACTCGCCGCGATCTTCCTGTTCAAGTATTCCGCTGTCCAGGCTGCGATTGCCTCGATTCTTACCTGGATCGCCGGAATGCTGCCCGACCTTGATTCAGAAACCGGTCGCCCTGTTCGGGAATTATCGGGAGTAACGGCAGCTGTTGCACCAATGCTGGTGTTTCAGCACTCCACCTCGTTTGGTATCGCCGGAGATCGGGCCATGCTGGTATCACTGCTGATGTACGGAGCAGTGCGCTATGGTGCACCGTATGTCCTTGGAAAACTGACCGTTCATCGCGGAATGTTCCACAGTATTCCGGCACTTTTGATCGCGTCGGAACTCACGTTCCTGTGCTACTACAGCGAAGAACTACGAGTGCGGCTGCTCATGGCCGTAGGTGTGGGGATCGGTTTCCTGTCACATCTGGTCCTTGATGAGGTTTACAGCGTGCAGTGGAACGGCGTGCGGATCAAACTGAAAAAATCCGCAGGAAGCGCGTTAAAAATGATGGGCAGGGAACCATTGCCGAATGGATTCACACTCGGCCTGCTGATCTTCCTGACCTGGGCGTCTCTCAACAGCGCAGATGTTCTGAAACAACTGACTGAAGAACCGGTACCGGAAGTCCTGACGATTACAAACGAACTGAAAGATGCGCCGGAATACCGGATGGTCGATGAACCTGGAGAAACCCGTTGGCAGTAA